The genomic interval GGATAAAATAAACTCTAACTTGGCGAAAGTAAGAGTCGCCGTGGAACGTAGATTGAATAAAGTCCAGGTACGTTACGAATACGAGTTTACACTTCGAAGGGTTCCGGAAGAAACCGGGGCCTTTTGGAAGGTTGCCAATCTTTTAGCAAAGGTACGGAAATGACCGAAATTCTATCGCAAGATGAAATCGATGCTCTACTTAACGCCATATCTAGCGGAGAAGTTAGCGAAGACGAGTATTCCTCAGTAGGTGAACAGAAGAAGGTTAAAATCTACGATTTCAAGCGACCGGATAAGTTCTCAAAAGACCAAATCCGTACCTTGCAGATGATGCACGAAACCTTTGCGCGATTGGCAACGACCGGCTTATCGGCACAGCTACGAGCACTCGTCCATGTGCACGTGGCAGCGGTCGACCAGTTGACCTACGAGGAATTCATCCGGTCTATCCCGAATCCTACGACTCTAGCCGTCATTAATATGGATCCATTACGAGGATCCGCGATTTTAGAAATCGATCCCTCCATTTCGTTTACGATTATCGACCGTCTCTTCGGGGGCAAGGGTGAGACTGCAAAGATCTCCCGGGAACTTTCCGAAATCGAGATGAGTGTAATGGAAGGGATTATCGTTCGAATCCTGGGAAACATGAGAGAAGCTTGGTCGACTGTGATCGATCTTCGACCTCGATTGGGAAACATAGAAACGAATCCGCAGTTTGCCCAGGTGGTTCCGCCCAACGACATGGTGGTCTTAATCAATTTGGAGACCAAAATCGGGGAAGTAGAAGGGTTAACCAACCTTTGTATTCCTTATATCACGATCGAGCCGATCATTAATAAACTTTCGGCGCAGTATTGGTATTCTTCGATCCGAAAGGGTGAGCTGGATGAAAACAGATCGATTATTCAAGAGCGACTGGATCAGGTTCAGATTCCTGTGATAGCGGAAGTCGGGTCCGTTGATATTTCGATTTTGGATTTTATGAACTTAACGGTTGGAGACGTGGTTAAGCTGGAAAATACCACGACTCGTGCCGATATGCTCGTGAAAGTAGGAGAGAGAAAAAAATTCAAATGTCTGCCGGGTCGAGTCGGAAATCGACTTGCGATCCAAATCGGAGATAGGGTGGAAGATATTCCGGACGAATTACTCGGATCTACGCGTTCCGAACAGGAATATTAAAAAAAAGGCGGGATGTGTTAACCCGCCTTTTTGCTTTTAGTTGAAAGAAAAACTTATCAATCGATAAGAATCACTTTTTCCAATGAATGCACTCGCCTGGGCATTCATCCATTTCTTTCTGAACGATTTTCCATTCCTCTTCCGGAATCGGAGCTTGGTTAATCTGATCTCCACCGATGTGAGTTTCAGAAGTATCGTTATCGTCCATTTGAAAATATTTCGGAAGGTTATCCGCACACTGATTACAGGAGGTGCAGTTATCCTTGTCCACATAGGCTATTTTAGTCTGTGCCATAGGCTAGGTTCTCCTCAAAAGTTTCCTGACTGCTAGCGGAAAACGGGTTCTTAAGCTACAGTTTCGATACTGGGCTGGGAGAGCAACCCCTTTCCACTCGAATTCTCCGACTATGATAAGTTTTCCTGAAAAGCCGAACCTCGCCAAAATGGAATAGTTACAATCTTCGTATGAAAGGAGTATTCCGGTTCGGAGAGCAGAGCAGGGCCTTGATAAATGCTTCTTGCTTAAAGAAGCCGAATCCGTCAGAGATGCAAATCGACCTTCGAAATTTCATGGGAAAGACCGAGAGAAGGCCAAAAATGGACCGTTCGGAACTTTCTAATAGCTACCGGAATTTGCCCGGAAAAATGTGGACGGAAATTTATTTCATATGTATTCTTCCCGGAAAGCAATTTCCCAAGGGAGAAATAGAACTACATGAAACGTATTACTATCGTTTTAGTACTTATTGTGACGGCGATGTTGGCGGATTGTCGCAAAGCCAAGGAAGATTTGCAGGGTGGGGTGATCACATTCGCAAAAGGAACCGTTAAATTATTCGACAAAGTTGGAAAGGAGAAGCCGGGAGCGGTGAATTCCTTTTTACTACCGGAAGATCGCATCGAAACCGGTAAAGATTCGTATGCCGACCTTCAGCTTGCCGACGGAGTCGTAATTCGGATTAAGGAAAACACCGTTCTTGCAATGAAGAAGATCTTCGTGGATTCCAAAAACGGAGAAATCTTTGCCGATCTCAATCTGAATAAAGGAAAAATCTTTTCGAAAGTCACAACCAAATTGGGAAAAACCAGCCAATTCAACGTCTCTACACCGACTGTCGTAGCTTCCGTACGCGGAACGGATTTCCAAGTAGAGGATAATGGTAAGACTGCAAATACATTGGTGTCCAACGGATCCGTTTCGGTGACCGACGCGGACGATCCTAACAAACAAGTCGTCGCGGATGCCGGTAAAAAAATCAGCTCCGACGGAAAAGAACTCACCGAGGGTGAACTTTCCGATGCCGAGCGTCAAGAGTTAGAAAATGATTCCGCTACGATCCAATCGGTTACGGAAGAGCAGAGAGCCAAAATCCAAGAAATTTTAAAAGATTTCCAAGAAAATAAAGCTCTAATACTCCAAGGATTGGAAGATCAAAAGCAAAGAAATAAAGATCTGATCGAAGGCGCGAAAGAAGAAAATCGCAAACTTTTAGAAGATACTAAAAATGCCGGTAAAGAAGAAAGAGAAGCAATACGCAAATCCGGTGCCGAAGAAAAGGAAAAAGTAAAATCATCGATGGATGATGCTAAGAAAGATTTGGAGAACCAACGCAAGTCTCTAAAAGAACAAGCGCTTCCAAAATAAATAACGGACTCGCTTGGGAACGGACGTCAGGAAGCAATTTTTGTCTTCCTGACGTTTTTCTTTTAGATCAAGCATTGAATTATGATTCTTCCTTTTCTTTCAATTTGAAGTAGAGAATCGTCGTAGTCAAAAACAGGGTAAATGCATTTGCCAGAATAATCGGCAAATCTTCACGGATGATTCCGTAAGCCAGCCAGAGACCGACGCCAACGGATAAAACGATATACATGTTTCGCGAGATATCTCTAGTTTTTCTTTCTAAGACCACCTTAACTACCTGCGGAACGAAAGATATCGTCGTTAGAATAGAGGCGAGATAGCCGATCCAACTTCCCGGTTCCATAGTTCTCTAGTTGCCTTCTAAACGATATTCTCTAGTGACGACGGTTTTAATTCCGCCTCGTAGATTATAATCGCCTTTTACACGCACGAATTTCGGTTCCACTGATTTTACTAAATCCTCTAGGATTCGATTTACAACGTTTTCATGAAAAATTCCGAGATTTCTGAACGCTAAAATATATTCCTTTAGCGACTTCAATTCGATGCAGCGATCTCGAGGGACGTAACTGATTTCGATGGTTCCAAAATCGGGCAACCCGGTTTTAGGGCAAACCGCGGTGAACTCGGGTATGGTAAAATCGATTGTGTAATCCTTCCCTTCGTACACATTGGCGAAAGATTCTATCTCGGGAAGTTTCAGGGTGGGAATATGATCCTGCCTTCCGTCGTAGGAAGATGCTCCTGTTTCTTGCTGTCGGTCGTCCATTCGTCCTCCTCCGAAACCAGAGTTTTCCGGAGCTTCTCCCTGTGAATCCTTTTACTAAGCCGGTTCTCCGGATGGCGGAACTCTCTCGCAATGAACCAACGTAAAGTCATAGGCGTCGTCGATTTTGGCGGTCAGTACGCTCATTTAATCGCTTCCAGGATCCGAAGATTGGGAGCGTATTCGGAAATTCTTTCGGATGATGAATCCGAAGAAACGTATCAGGGACTTGCCGGATTAATTCTTTCCGGCGGCCCGGAAAGCGTTTATGAAGATGGATCACCCTCCATATCGGCTCGGGTCTTCGATTTAGACATTCCGGTTTTAGGTATTTGTTACGGCCATCAATTGATGATGAAACTTTTGGGGGGAGAAGTAAAAAAGGCGGGTATCGCAGAATACGGCCAAGCTTCCTTGGATCTAGTTCCCCAAAATGGATCCGAACTCCTAAAAGGTTATGCCGGCGGAGAAGTGGTTTGGATGAGCCATGGCGACGAAGTCGTTCGCTTACCGAACGGATTTCAAGTCACGGCTTCCTCCCTGGATTGCAAATTTGCGGTAGTCGAGAATCTCTCTGCAAGGAAATTCGGAATTCAATTTCATCCGGAAGTCACTCATACTGAAAAAGGAAACGAACTCCTAAAAAATTTCATTAAGATATGCGGCGCTGAAAATACTTGGGATCTAACTCAGTATCTTTCTTTAAAGGAAGAGGAACTGGGCAAAACGGTTCCTTCCGATAAAAAAGTCTTTTTACTCGTCTCCGGAGGAGTCGATTCCACCGTTTCCTATTTATTGCTCACCAAGGCATTGGGGAAAGATAGGGTTAAGGGAGTTTTAATAGACACCGGATTTATGCGGAAAGACGAAGTTAGGCATCTGGAGGAAAATTTAGGTTCCCAAGGTATTCATCTCCATATACACGATGCGTCGGATCTTTTTTATTCCAATTTAAAAGGAAAAACCGATCCGGAGGAAAAGAGAAAAATCGTGGGAAACTTATTCCTGCAAGCCCAGGAAGATTGCGCGAAAGAACTGGGTCTGAATTCCGATGAATGGCTACTCGGACAAGGAACAATCTATCCGGACACGATTGAAAGCGGCGGAACAAAGCATTCTCATACTATTAAGACGCATCATAATCGAGTCGAAGCGATTCAGAAATTAATGGAAGAGGGTAAGGTAGTCGAACCGATTAAGGATCTGTATAAAGACGAGGTTCGGGAGTTAGGCACCTATCTCGGCCTTCCGAAGCAATGGACCTTACGCCATCCTTTTCCTGGTCCCGGCTTAGTCGTTAGGATGATTTCGCAAAAACAAGATACAAGCGAACTAGTCCAAAACGAACTCGAGACTATTCTAAAAGAATTTCCGGGAGTTTCCGGGAAACTTCTACCCGTCGCTTCGGTAGGGGTAAAAGGGGACAGACGCTCGTACGCGCATTGCGCGGTTCTTTCGGGGCATAAAAATTGGGACGACTGGAATAAAATTTCTACCCATATCACGAATCGGAGTTCTTCCGTGAATCGAGTCGTCCTCTTGGTGGCTCCGAGTAAAGTCTCCGTGAAGGATTTGAATTTTCCGTTTCAGCGACTCGACCTGGATCAAGAAAATTCCGACCTATTACGTGAAGCGGATGCGATTGTCGAAAATGTCTTACAAGAACGGAAAATTTACGGAGACATTTGGCAAATGCCCGTCGTCTTACTTCCTATCGGTAATTCTCCGGAAGAAAGAAGTATCGTTCTGCGACCTGTGAACTCACAGGAAGCGATGACTGCGAGTTTCTTTCCTTTGCAGCCGGAAGTTTTAGGTGAGCTAGAAAAAAGTCTCCTATCGATTTCTAAGATCCGGTATGTGTTCTTTGATTTAACGAACAAGCCGCCGGGGACGATCGAGTGGGAATAACCTAATCCGTAGATTTCTATTGACACCTTACCCCTTGACGAAAACATACCTCATAACGGCGTCGTGGCCAAGTGGTAAGGCATGGCTCTGCAAAAGCTTGATCCCCGGTTCGAATCCGGGCGACGCCTGGCTGCTTGGGAACAAAACGCCTAGTTCTCTTGCCTGGATGGTGGAATCGGTAGACACCCAGGACTTAAAATCCTGTGAGTTCACGCTCGTGCGGGTTCAAGTCCCGCTCCAGGTACCATTTTGAAAATTCAGCTCACAGCTTGAAATCGCATAGATCGCCGAAATCTAAAGCGGGTAAATCCATAGGTTTTGCAGGATCATACCCCATCCAATAAATCTTAAAATCTCGAAAGAAAACTCCATCCGGGAATCTCGGAGACGGTTGCAGTAGCGACGTTTCCTTCCAAGTGAACTTATTCCAACCTTGCGTTAATTTCATCGTATTAGTCGCTAAATCGTTTTGCGAGTGAGACCAGTATAGCTGGTCTTCGTCGAAAGACTCGCGACCGACTACGATAATTTTGATTTCTTTAGGAGGATTGGAAGCTTCCGGTCGGATATAGATACCAATTTGAAACGGCTCCTTTCGAAGCGCCGGAGGATTCGGAAATCGGTGCGTTAGGCATCCTTCAATTTGAGCGGGAATACTTCCCCAATTACTTGGAACCGTTACCGCCTTGTCTAAGCGATTCGTCCGTTCCTTTACCGCTATACGAAACGGCAAAATTCGGTCTTCCAACTGTTTGGCATAGACCGGATCAGTAGACTTGACCTGTCGTGAATATGCCAACTCGGTCGGTGTTCGGAGCCGGAATGTCCAGAAAACTAGATTGAGTAAAAAAGGAATCAATAGCACAATTCCAGTGAATTTAACCGAAGCGAGGGATTTTTTCCCCTGTTGTCCAAATAGTATTCCTGCAAGCGCATAAAAGGGAAGTACAACTTCGTCATCCAACAGATAGCATTGAAAAAAGCCCGCGACCCATAAAGATCCGACGCCGATCACGGAAGGTCCTGTTTCGTCGGGGTCGGAGATACCGATCCGTCGAAACAGAAAAAAGAAAAACAAGACAAGGAACAACGCGCTTGCCCATCCACCGATGATGGAAAATTGGAGCAGGTCATTATGCGCATGAACGTTAGGCGTAATTTCCAACTCGTACCAAAGTTGCTCCTGCCGGGAAATCGTATTCTCCGAAATTTTCTTATGTGAGGATTTGAATTTACCGCCTCCGACTCCTAAAAACGGAGTAAGTTGTAAAAGCGGGATGCTATTTTTATAGATCCAATATCTTTGGTTTTCCGGGGTTTGCACCTGCAGCGTTTGGGAAACGGTTCTCTGCAAAAGCCAATTTTGTTCGTATAAGAATTTGATTCCGGTTCCTAATACCGTTAGCAACAGAACAGTCGCCAAGATCCCTTTTAGAAAACCCTTTCCCGTTAAATGGCATTTCGTTTCTAGAACGAATCGCAATAAAATAAAGAGGCAGACGAAAGCAACTCCTAACCAAGCTGACTTGCTTTGGTTCAATAAAAATATCCAGCAAGAAATTAAAAACGTACCGCTAAACAGTAAGAATCGGGAAAGAGATCGGCTTCTTATGGATTCCCAAAAATTCGCGAATATCCCCGGTAGATAAAGAGAGAGGAGGCCTCCGTACGTTAAATGAGTGTTCATCAAACCTATCGGTAAATAAGTCTGCAGTCCAAAGAGAAGACCTGCGGGATGTTGTCTGCGATCTCCGGGGGCGTTTTGAAATCCGTTGGAAATAAATTTCCCTAAACGATATTCGCTGAAAATGGAAACGAAACCGGACACCAAAAGTAGTACAAGGGACGACCATAGAAAGCCCCTCAAAAGTTTTGCATTATCCTTATTCGAGGCATGGACAGCTCCGATGGGAAATAAGAAACTTAACCAAAAGTCGCCGGCTTCGGATTCTCTCGTAAAGCTTCTCCAGAAACGAGCGTATTCTTCTATATGAATCAATGAAGATAAGAAAACTAGAAAATAGGCGATCAGTATGAAGGACCAAGGAACTAGAAACGGTCGAATTTTTTGCCAATGACTAGGTCCGGAAAGTAGAAAGAAAAAGATGGATAGCCCGGCGAAAACTTGAGAGATAGAGACTGATAATGGAAACGCGGATAAAAATAGAAGGAAAGAATAGAAAGACCCACGCACGGCGATAGAAGTTAGGTTCTGAAATCCTGAATGTCGATTCTGAGAAGCGGGTACTTTCATACGAACGAACGGAAAAACCGCCGGTTATTTCCTGTCGGATTTCCATAAAAAACCGCTGACAAGGGAAGAAAAGCTCTTATCCTGGAATCCCGATCGAATTCTTTGGTAGGATTTGATCCTTATATCCATGTCTGAAAAATCGCTAGAATCCGCTAAAGGCTCTCACAAAAAAAAGAAAGGATCGATTTCGAGCGTTTCTTCCTCCTCGGTCCAACGATTCGCGAAAAAATTATCCGTGGCGGTGATCACGTATAACGAAGAAAGGAATATTGCCGATTGTATTCGCTCTTGCCGAGATATTGCGGAGGAAATCGTTATTCTAGATTCGGATAGCACCGATAAAACGGAGGAAATCTGCCGGTCTTTTCCCGAAGTAAAATTCTTTTCCCAAAAATTCAGAGGGCATGTGCAGCAAAAAAACGATGCCATCTCCTTATGTAAGAACGAATGGATACTATCACTCGACGCAGATGAAAGACTTAGCGAAGAATTGAAACAATCTCTTCGGAATTTTCTGAATATTCCAGACGATGGATCTTTAGACGGGCTCAAAACCGCTAGGCTTACGTATCATATGGGAAGATTCATTCGTTTTTCGGGATGGTATCCACAGACGAAATTCAGGATTTTCCGAAAATCCAAAGCTCGGTGGGCGGGCGAAAATCCTCACGACTATCTCGTCGTCGAAGGAAAAGGAATCAAAGTCGAAGGGGATATCCTTCATTATAGTTTCAGGGATCTGGCTCAACAAGTTGATACCATAAATAAGTTTTCTTCGATCGTGGCTTGGACCAGGGCCAGAAAAGGAAGACATTTTTCCTTACTTCGGACAATATACAAACCTTTCGGAAAGTTCCTTGAAATTTATTTTTTTAAATTAGGGATACTGGATGGGTTTCCCGGTTTTGCGATAGCGATCTCTTCCGCGTATTCGACCTTCTTAAAAGAAGCAAAAATATACGAATTGGGGAAGAAGCTTATTCAGAGACCTTCCAATCTTCGGGAAGATTACGAAGGTTAAGATGGCGAAAAAAAAGAAAAGATCCTCCTTTTGGGAGAGGTTCGCTTTCTGGAGAAAATCGGATCGAAGTAAAGCCGAGCAAGAGGAACCTTCGGTTCGTGATAGTCGCGGATATACTTGGGAATTGAAAGATCTACGGGAAAAAGTGGACCGTTTTTTTCTCACTAGAAAGAAATCGAGCGGTCCTATTTTTGAATCGCCGAACTTAAGGCTGACTAAGAATAATCGACATCTCTTTCGCCTTGAAGGAAAGGAAAAATCCGGTAGAGAATATTCGTTGGTTTTAGCGACTGGAAATTATTTAACCGAGCAGAACGGAAAGGTTACCGGAGTCGTTTTTTTGACGGAAACGGAGTTGAATCGACTTCTATCCTCCGATCCAAAAAGCTTAAAAGGAATCCTCTCGGGAATTCAGGAACCAAATTGGGAAGAAGAATCTTGGGCGGTTTTGCAGGAAGAGCCTGAATTAAAAAAATCATCGGATTCCTGGAAGGAAATTCTAAACTGGGAACCGATCTGGAGCCAACAGGTAATTATCAATCTTAGGCCGAATGTTCTTGCGGTGCTTTTGATTTTTCTAGGAAAAGAATTCGAAGAATTCTTTCACAAAAATTCGGCGGGACGAGTTCGCGAAATGGTTTCTAAGGAATTGTATTTTTTGAACGTAAGCGGAAATAGAAATTCTCCCCATTCGGAGAATGTATCTTTATACGAATTCGATTTAGCTAAGAAGGAATTGGAATCCGTTTTGGTTCGAATTCGGTCCAAAAGAGAGAAATGATTATGGATCTGAAAGAAATAGCGGCAAGACAAATCGAAGCTTCCATTGCTACGAAGCAAGCCATCCTGAATTCGCTTTTACCCGACATCGTTAAGGCTGGACAAATCGTATCCGAAGTTCTGCAAAAGGGAAATACGGTTTTATTTTGCGGAAATGGCGGATCCTCTTGTGACGCTTCGCATATTGCGGCGGAACTAGTGGTTAGATACAAATCAGGTAACGAGCGCAAAGCATTGCCGGCTCTATCTTTATCCGCCGATTCCGCAGTCCTAACTGCTTGTGGAAACGATTATGGATACGAGGAGATTTTTTCCCGACAAGTTGCGGCATTCGGAAAGAAAGGCGATTTACTCGTCGGGATTTCTACCAGCGGAAATTCCAAGAATGTGATTGCAGCGATCGAAAAGGCAAAATCTTTAAGTTTGAAAACGATCGGCTTTTTAGGCGGAGATGGGGGGAAAATGAAAAATATGAGCGATTTGGATTTAATCGTTCCGAGCAAAGAGACTGCTCGTATTCAGGAATCCCATATTTTAATCGGTCATATTCTTTGTTCGATCGTAGAATATGAACTCTTTAAAATGGAATAGGGTTTCGATTTGTTGTCTTCAGGAGCGGACGAAATCATCCGAATTTCCGGACTTGTGGTCCGATCCGAAGAGAAAGCCCTGCTTAATGATGTCGATTTTTGCGTCCGAGCCGGCGAAATTCGGGCCGTCATCGGAGAGTCCGGAAGCGGAAAAACCACGTTAGCGCATTTTCTACTTGGTTTATTAAGCGAAACTCTTCTTACAATATGGAACTCGTTTCGATTATTCAACGAAATTATGGATTCGAATTCTTCCTCCACAAAATGGGCCGAATTTCGAGGAAAACGGATCAGCTTAATTCCTCAAAGTCCCGCGTTAGGGTTTCATCCTTATCGAACGGTGGCTTCACAAGTATCTGAATATTTTTCGCTCTTAAATCCGAGTTATGCGAGTAGAGAGGCTTGCTTACGGCTCTTCCGAAGCGTCGGTTTGTCTGATCCGGAATCTGCCTGGTTATCTTATCCTCATCAGCTTTCAGGAGGAGAAAAACAGCGCATTCTCGTATTGCTTTCGGTTTATTCAGGAGCGGAGTTGATTCTTGCGGACGAACCCACTTCCGCTCTGGATCCTATTACAGGCGCCGGGATTCTGGCATTGCTTACTAAACTTGTCCGCGAAAACAATAGAAGCTTGGTTTTCATTAGCCATGATCTCGGCTCCGTTGCCGATTTTGCCGATATTATAACGGTAATGAAAGGAGGGAGAATTGCAGAGACGCTTATTCGTGAAGATCACCTCTGGTCTCCTAAAACGGAATACGCGAGAAAACTGTTTGAAATCGACTCCTCTTTTCCGTACATTGCTTAGATTCATGCGGACAATCCTGCAGATTAGTCTTATTTTACTGTCGCTTTTAGTTCAGAGCGTTTCCGCCGAGAGGAACGGGTTTGTATTAGAAGAGGTCAATATATCCTCTTACCCGAACGTCGAGTTAAAAGTGAAGGAGAATAGGAGGTCCTCGCTAAATCGAGAAATTCTCTTTATTCGGGAGCAAAAAGCTTCGCAAATTCGACGAGTAGATAATCCGGAAATCATCCAGCCGGACGGCACTAGGCCGATACATATCCATTTGATTGTCCAGATGTCGAATTCTTTCGATTCAAATGTTCAAGGAACTGAAATTCTTAAACGGATCGTAGACGCGGCGGGAGAAGAAGATCGCTTTAGCTTTGCATTCTTTACCGACGACGTCTTTTTACCCAAGACCGATTTAAGCAAGACCGAGGCCGCTAAAGAAGCGAAACTTCCGGGCGGTAAAACGAACTATAATACTCCATCTAATTTGGATTACGTGTTTCAAAAAATTTCACCGAATATCGGAAGACAAGATTATATCTTATTGTTGTTTTTCGATAATGAATTTCGGCCCTCGCCTGACGCTCGCCGCGGCGCTTATTTAAAAGATATACCGCTGAATGTTCTCGGGGTTGCCTCGGAAGGATCCGGCTATTTGGCGGAAAGATACGGCGGCTCTTTTTATTCCATTAACCGATCCGATTCGCTCAGTCAAGTTCTTACTAATCTCGAGTTTTTTCGTAAAAAACCGTGGAGCGTAAAATACGAGTCTCCGTTCCGGGACGATTGGCGTTTTGGAGACGAAGATAAAGTTCGAGTAGAGGTGGAGACTCAAAATGCGGGAAAGCTTTTGTATGAATATAAACTTCCCTGGATGACTCGCACTATTCTCTTTCTACTTCACCCGGGTGTTTTCCTTCCTACGATAGGCTTTCTATTGGTTTTAACCATGGTGGCTTTTTTGGTCGTCTTAAGAAGAAATGGAAAATCGCCCGGAAGCGCATCCAACTCCGTTGCCGAAGAAAGATTGCATGCGATCGACGAGGAACAGGATGCATATCGAAAAATGTACGGCGACCAATACCAATTATTGTACTCCGAAGAAAACCGGATTCAAACGGATCGATTGACCCCGATCGCAGTCAAGGAATTCGAAGATGGTGAAGCATACGAAAAAGCGACCTTGATTTTAAAAGAAGGGCGGAATCCCGGTAAGCAATATTCATTGTTAAAAAGCCAAACTACGATCGGAAATTCGGAATTGGCCGATTTGGTTCTCTATGAACAAGGAGTCGGTGGAAGTCATGCTCGAATTCGTCGGGTAAGAAACCGTTATATATTGTACGATCTGGTATCCGAATCAGGAACCTTCTTAAACGGTAAAAAAATTCTGCGTCCTAGGATACTCTATGATTTTGACGAGATTGGAATCGGAAAAGCTCTCCTCGTATTTCGCGGAAAATAGCCGTAAGTTTTTCCCGTTCCTGAATCCATATCAGTTCCTTCTTTACGAAAAACCCCGTTTTTTTAGCATGGGAAGGGTAGCTCCCTAGTTTGGGGAACTCAAGTACTTCCTCCGTTTCCGGCTTGGG from Leptospira fainei serovar Hurstbridge str. BUT 6 carries:
- the guaA gene encoding glutamine-hydrolyzing GMP synthase; this translates as MNQRKVIGVVDFGGQYAHLIASRIRRLGAYSEILSDDESEETYQGLAGLILSGGPESVYEDGSPSISARVFDLDIPVLGICYGHQLMMKLLGGEVKKAGIAEYGQASLDLVPQNGSELLKGYAGGEVVWMSHGDEVVRLPNGFQVTASSLDCKFAVVENLSARKFGIQFHPEVTHTEKGNELLKNFIKICGAENTWDLTQYLSLKEEELGKTVPSDKKVFLLVSGGVDSTVSYLLLTKALGKDRVKGVLIDTGFMRKDEVRHLEENLGSQGIHLHIHDASDLFYSNLKGKTDPEEKRKIVGNLFLQAQEDCAKELGLNSDEWLLGQGTIYPDTIESGGTKHSHTIKTHHNRVEAIQKLMEEGKVVEPIKDLYKDEVRELGTYLGLPKQWTLRHPFPGPGLVVRMISQKQDTSELVQNELETILKEFPGVSGKLLPVASVGVKGDRRSYAHCAVLSGHKNWDDWNKISTHITNRSSSVNRVVLLVAPSKVSVKDLNFPFQRLDLDQENSDLLREADAIVENVLQERKIYGDIWQMPVVLLPIGNSPEERSIVLRPVNSQEAMTASFFPLQPEVLGELEKSLLSISKIRYVFFDLTNKPPGTIEWE
- the fliM gene encoding flagellar motor switch protein FliM, yielding MTEILSQDEIDALLNAISSGEVSEDEYSSVGEQKKVKIYDFKRPDKFSKDQIRTLQMMHETFARLATTGLSAQLRALVHVHVAAVDQLTYEEFIRSIPNPTTLAVINMDPLRGSAILEIDPSISFTIIDRLFGGKGETAKISRELSEIEMSVMEGIIVRILGNMREAWSTVIDLRPRLGNIETNPQFAQVVPPNDMVVLINLETKIGEVEGLTNLCIPYITIEPIINKLSAQYWYSSIRKGELDENRSIIQERLDQVQIPVIAEVGSVDISILDFMNLTVGDVVKLENTTTRADMLVKVGERKKFKCLPGRVGNRLAIQIGDRVEDIPDELLGSTRSEQEY
- a CDS encoding LBBP_01157 family protein, translating into MAKKKKRSSFWERFAFWRKSDRSKAEQEEPSVRDSRGYTWELKDLREKVDRFFLTRKKSSGPIFESPNLRLTKNNRHLFRLEGKEKSGREYSLVLATGNYLTEQNGKVTGVVFLTETELNRLLSSDPKSLKGILSGIQEPNWEEESWAVLQEEPELKKSSDSWKEILNWEPIWSQQVIINLRPNVLAVLLIFLGKEFEEFFHKNSAGRVREMVSKELYFLNVSGNRNSPHSENVSLYEFDLAKKELESVLVRIRSKREK
- a CDS encoding O-antigen ligase family protein, encoding MKVPASQNRHSGFQNLTSIAVRGSFYSFLLFLSAFPLSVSISQVFAGLSIFFFLLSGPSHWQKIRPFLVPWSFILIAYFLVFLSSLIHIEEYARFWRSFTRESEAGDFWLSFLFPIGAVHASNKDNAKLLRGFLWSSLVLLLVSGFVSIFSEYRLGKFISNGFQNAPGDRRQHPAGLLFGLQTYLPIGLMNTHLTYGGLLSLYLPGIFANFWESIRSRSLSRFLLFSGTFLISCWIFLLNQSKSAWLGVAFVCLFILLRFVLETKCHLTGKGFLKGILATVLLLTVLGTGIKFLYEQNWLLQRTVSQTLQVQTPENQRYWIYKNSIPLLQLTPFLGVGGGKFKSSHKKISENTISRQEQLWYELEITPNVHAHNDLLQFSIIGGWASALFLVLFFFFLFRRIGISDPDETGPSVIGVGSLWVAGFFQCYLLDDEVVLPFYALAGILFGQQGKKSLASVKFTGIVLLIPFLLNLVFWTFRLRTPTELAYSRQVKSTDPVYAKQLEDRILPFRIAVKERTNRLDKAVTVPSNWGSIPAQIEGCLTHRFPNPPALRKEPFQIGIYIRPEASNPPKEIKIIVVGRESFDEDQLYWSHSQNDLATNTMKLTQGWNKFTWKETSLLQPSPRFPDGVFFRDFKIYWMGYDPAKPMDLPALDFGDLCDFKL
- a CDS encoding SemiSWEET transporter; translated protein: MEPGSWIGYLASILTTISFVPQVVKVVLERKTRDISRNMYIVLSVGVGLWLAYGIIREDLPIILANAFTLFLTTTILYFKLKEKEES
- the lsa33 gene encoding surface adhesin Lsa33, giving the protein MKRITIVLVLIVTAMLADCRKAKEDLQGGVITFAKGTVKLFDKVGKEKPGAVNSFLLPEDRIETGKDSYADLQLADGVVIRIKENTVLAMKKIFVDSKNGEIFADLNLNKGKIFSKVTTKLGKTSQFNVSTPTVVASVRGTDFQVEDNGKTANTLVSNGSVSVTDADDPNKQVVADAGKKISSDGKELTEGELSDAERQELENDSATIQSVTEEQRAKIQEILKDFQENKALILQGLEDQKQRNKDLIEGAKEENRKLLEDTKNAGKEEREAIRKSGAEEKEKVKSSMDDAKKDLENQRKSLKEQALPK
- the queF gene encoding preQ(1) synthase — translated: MDDRQQETGASSYDGRQDHIPTLKLPEIESFANVYEGKDYTIDFTIPEFTAVCPKTGLPDFGTIEISYVPRDRCIELKSLKEYILAFRNLGIFHENVVNRILEDLVKSVEPKFVRVKGDYNLRGGIKTVVTREYRLEGN
- a CDS encoding ferredoxin; the encoded protein is MAQTKIAYVDKDNCTSCNQCADNLPKYFQMDDNDTSETHIGGDQINQAPIPEEEWKIVQKEMDECPGECIHWKK
- a CDS encoding glycosyltransferase family 2 protein; this translates as MSEKSLESAKGSHKKKKGSISSVSSSSVQRFAKKLSVAVITYNEERNIADCIRSCRDIAEEIVILDSDSTDKTEEICRSFPEVKFFSQKFRGHVQQKNDAISLCKNEWILSLDADERLSEELKQSLRNFLNIPDDGSLDGLKTARLTYHMGRFIRFSGWYPQTKFRIFRKSKARWAGENPHDYLVVEGKGIKVEGDILHYSFRDLAQQVDTINKFSSIVAWTRARKGRHFSLLRTIYKPFGKFLEIYFFKLGILDGFPGFAIAISSAYSTFLKEAKIYELGKKLIQRPSNLREDYEG